In a genomic window of Occallatibacter riparius:
- a CDS encoding DUF302 domain-containing protein: MPQTSSNGISSIPSAHTAPETVARLRAALEAKGITLFAVIDHSGEAAKAGLPMPDTKLLIFGNPAAGTPLMLSAPSTALDLPLKILVAENQSGRVTISWNDPAWLQTRHAFDAALLPNIAAVEKLATAAAS, translated from the coding sequence ATGCCGCAAACCTCTTCGAATGGAATTTCCTCCATACCCAGCGCCCACACTGCACCCGAAACCGTAGCCCGCCTCCGCGCCGCCCTCGAAGCCAAAGGCATCACCCTCTTCGCCGTCATCGACCACAGCGGAGAAGCCGCCAAAGCCGGCTTGCCCATGCCCGATACCAAGCTGCTCATCTTCGGCAACCCCGCCGCTGGCACGCCGCTCATGCTCTCCGCGCCCAGCACCGCCCTCGACCTCCCACTCAAAATCCTCGTAGCCGAAAACCAGTCCGGCCGCGTCACCATCTCCTGGAACGACCCCGCTTGGCTCCAAACCCGTCATGCCTTCGATGCCGCCCTCCTCCCCAACATCGCAGCAGTAGAAAAACTAGCCACCGCCGCCGCCTCCTGA
- a CDS encoding deoxyribodipyrimidine photo-lyase, whose amino-acid sequence MRGNEAVPEEIARLSEQPRVTVRRGGAPRRNGECVVYWMQRAMRIWDNPALDAAIAAGNHLGLPVVVYFSVIPNYPHANLRHYHFMQQGLRDAAADAAERGVGFVLRRAPGNRLEKLLEEVRAAMVVGDENPLREPERWRQALAKKLRIPYWTVDADVVVPSKVFGRTYFLLHHFRPHLERELPGFLVEPGNLRPASAWKQKVDSWPVERDITEGFAKLDRSVGPVESFTGGAHAAMKRLRQFVDGELAEYEKTRNKPEVKGTSRLSPYLHFGNISPVRIALEVKRAVEQGKARKSAADSYLNEMIGWRELSVLFVRHNEHYDSWECAEPWARRTLEEHAGDLRPRRYSLAKLEQGHTYDELWNAAQMEMVRHGWMHNYMRMYWAKKILEWTPNPATAFDWAVVLNDKYELDGRDPNGYAGIAWAMVGKHDRPWFDRPIFGTVRYMSGASTGKKFDSAAYVRQNAGG is encoded by the coding sequence TTGCGTGGGAATGAGGCAGTGCCCGAGGAGATTGCGCGGCTGTCAGAGCAGCCGCGGGTGACGGTGAGGCGCGGCGGTGCGCCGCGGCGGAATGGAGAGTGCGTCGTCTACTGGATGCAGCGGGCGATGCGGATCTGGGACAATCCCGCGCTGGATGCGGCGATTGCGGCGGGGAACCATCTTGGGCTGCCGGTGGTGGTGTACTTCTCGGTGATTCCGAATTATCCGCATGCGAATCTGCGGCACTACCACTTCATGCAGCAGGGGCTGCGGGATGCGGCGGCGGACGCGGCGGAGCGCGGGGTGGGGTTCGTACTGCGGCGGGCGCCGGGGAATCGGCTGGAGAAGCTTCTGGAGGAAGTGCGGGCAGCGATGGTGGTGGGGGATGAGAATCCACTGCGCGAGCCAGAGCGGTGGCGGCAGGCGCTGGCTAAAAAGCTTCGGATTCCTTACTGGACGGTGGATGCGGACGTGGTGGTTCCGTCAAAGGTGTTTGGGCGGACGTATTTTCTGCTGCATCATTTTCGGCCGCACCTGGAGCGCGAGCTGCCGGGGTTCCTGGTGGAGCCGGGGAATCTGAGGCCGGCTTCGGCGTGGAAACAGAAGGTCGATAGCTGGCCGGTGGAGCGAGACATCACCGAAGGGTTCGCGAAGCTGGACCGCTCGGTGGGGCCGGTGGAGAGCTTTACGGGTGGCGCCCATGCAGCGATGAAGCGGCTGCGGCAGTTTGTGGATGGGGAACTTGCGGAGTACGAGAAGACGCGCAACAAGCCGGAGGTGAAGGGGACGAGCCGGCTGTCGCCGTATCTGCATTTTGGAAATATTTCGCCGGTGCGGATCGCGCTCGAGGTGAAGCGGGCGGTGGAGCAGGGTAAGGCGAGGAAGAGCGCGGCGGACAGCTATCTGAACGAGATGATCGGGTGGCGGGAGCTGTCGGTCCTGTTTGTGCGGCACAACGAGCACTATGACAGTTGGGAATGTGCGGAGCCGTGGGCGCGGCGGACGCTGGAGGAGCATGCGGGCGACCTGCGTCCGCGGAGGTATTCGCTGGCGAAGCTGGAGCAGGGGCACACCTATGACGAGTTGTGGAATGCGGCGCAGATGGAGATGGTTCGGCACGGCTGGATGCATAACTACATGCGGATGTACTGGGCGAAGAAGATTCTGGAGTGGACGCCGAACCCGGCGACGGCGTTTGACTGGGCGGTGGTGCTGAACGACAAATACGAACTGGACGGGCGCGATCCAAATGGGTACGCGGGGATTGCGTGGGCGATGGTTGGGAAGCACGACCGGCCGTGGTTCGACCGGCCGATCTTCGGGACGGTGCGGTATATGTCGGGTGCGTCGACGGGGAAGAAGTTTGATTCGGCTGCGTACGTGCGACAGAACGCGGGTGGGTGA
- a CDS encoding choice-of-anchor D domain-containing protein, whose amino-acid sequence MGAGQLKVFGAMGGSSSRARFSNRTTYFWGLVLVLAAAGVCALPAQQRAAGPVPPRVLQARRFMAARGGAGGRIQARSSSLSALDAPAAGMGQWEPLGPKAVITPYFGLVTGRVSTLALDPSDTTGNTLYAGTTGGGVWLSTNAATGDATKVRFTALTDLVPAMTSGRFASISIGALTVQPGGTGVVLAGTGDPNDALDSYYGAGLLRSADGGKTWALIPGTTDKATGQAASEHLFLGEGFAGFAWSTADAQVVVAAVSQSYESSLVNAGVAGFSCAGLYYSTDAGATWHFAEITDGDGQNVQGPADVFPGTEGNAATAVVWNAQRGLFIAAVRFHGYYSSPDGVTWTRMAAQPGSGLTTALCPANTGLAGSPACPIFRGALAVNPLTGDTFAWTVDENNQDVGLWQDSCNASGKTCGNAEIKFATQVNMSALETSTLQGARTIRNGDYNLALAAVPADKDTVLLTGANDWWKCSLAAGCKWRNVTNSTTCMSAQVGEYQHAIEWDAANPLEMFIGNDSGLWRSEDGMAESGSVCSASDADHFQNLNGAIGSLAEVESVSQVGDSPYTLMMGLGVNGTAGVKGGVNGTAGPTDQWPQILGGEGGPVAVDPTDANKWYVNNGAGVSIHLCDSKDPCTPEAFGDVAVVGNADVGNDGLTMTTPAPFVVDAGDAAQLLVATCRIWRGPASGGWTQANAVTPMLGGGASGSYCAGNALIRSVAALALKDGGEIVYAGTYGTVNGGANLGGHLLKATMGADGTWSGWSDLSGNPVSNDNFPFNHFGLDISSVVIDAHDATGNTLYATIAGIPNRPQPVKLVYRSVDGGAHWKDVTSNLLFAPVNGLIVDPVDANTVYVATDRGVYATRTVTTCGDLFVSCWFPLGAGLPEAPVTVLSASPTTASPNVLVAGTYGRGAWQIPLLTAGQQMTTATVSPTSLTFADQGQGTTSDAQTITLTNTSAIALVPTLISTTGDFAETDNCAQQSVDYEASCTIQVTFSPTRLGSRTGKVTVQGNISGGNIAIDLTGTGVTPPQVSLQPTSIDFGDVESGTTSEARQVTAENAGGASVSIKSVTVTGPFVLGSNGCGTESLAPNTDCQMTVKFAPASPGAATGVLTMVDGAGTQTVKLSGNGTAPPTDTLSASSLTFPATVIGVTSAAQTVTITNSGGNPLTSIAVSVTGAFQQNNNCTTQLAAHASCAINVVYLPTAAGKETGTLSVGDILKTQTVSLAGTGLLPPAIAVSPTSLTFSNQLVNTTSAPLTLTVSNTGGAPMSDVGFQISGTSASNFATGATTCGATLGEGKSCTVQLTFTPTATGTMSATLTVTSSSAQVNPVKVPLSGNGQADGGLKASPSQLMFAATALSQASAAQSVTITNDAHDAAEGLNLATTGPFSLTQNTCGTTLASGASCTTGVVFTPAQKGSLAGALTITSTSVVIPATVALSGIGGLNGAVQMQPAQVAFPTTGVGTSSSPVAVRLTNIGAGALDNFVLTTSAGFTVASTTCSPSLAAGANCAVNVVFSPAAPGAVTGELSIASSGLDAPATVQLSGVGFDFSSAATGSTSQTVASGQTATYTLTLTPNGGQTSTFAFQCSGLPDYAACVFNPSNLSVMAGSTGSETVQITTSQSSAALERRDWRSAALPVSFGVGLLLVPLGWRRRRGAWLALVLMVCVGAIAGCAGSGGGGGGTPPPPTTHSVAPGSYVVSVGITSNGVQHTLNLTLVVD is encoded by the coding sequence ATGGGTGCAGGACAACTGAAGGTCTTTGGGGCGATGGGGGGCAGCAGCTCCCGGGCTCGTTTTTCCAATCGCACAACATATTTTTGGGGGCTGGTGCTGGTGCTGGCTGCGGCCGGCGTGTGCGCTTTGCCGGCGCAGCAGCGGGCGGCGGGGCCGGTTCCTCCGCGGGTGTTGCAGGCGCGGCGGTTTATGGCGGCGCGTGGTGGTGCAGGCGGCCGGATCCAGGCGCGTTCTTCTTCGCTGAGCGCGCTGGATGCGCCGGCGGCAGGGATGGGGCAGTGGGAGCCGCTGGGGCCGAAGGCGGTGATCACGCCGTATTTCGGGCTGGTGACGGGGCGGGTGTCGACGTTGGCGCTGGATCCCTCAGACACGACGGGGAACACGCTCTATGCGGGAACGACGGGCGGAGGCGTGTGGCTGAGCACGAACGCGGCGACGGGGGACGCGACGAAGGTTCGGTTCACGGCGCTGACGGACCTGGTGCCGGCGATGACGTCGGGGCGGTTTGCCTCCATCAGCATTGGGGCGTTGACGGTGCAGCCGGGCGGGACGGGTGTGGTGCTGGCGGGTACGGGCGATCCCAATGATGCGCTGGACTCGTATTACGGAGCTGGATTGCTTCGGTCGGCGGATGGCGGGAAGACGTGGGCGCTGATCCCAGGGACGACAGATAAGGCGACGGGGCAGGCGGCGAGCGAACACCTCTTTCTCGGCGAGGGGTTTGCCGGGTTTGCGTGGAGTACGGCGGATGCGCAGGTGGTGGTGGCGGCGGTATCGCAGTCGTATGAGAGCTCGCTGGTGAATGCCGGTGTGGCGGGTTTTAGCTGCGCGGGGCTGTACTACTCGACGGACGCGGGGGCGACCTGGCATTTCGCGGAGATCACGGATGGGGACGGGCAGAATGTGCAGGGGCCGGCCGATGTGTTTCCGGGCACGGAGGGCAACGCGGCGACGGCGGTGGTGTGGAACGCGCAGCGCGGGTTGTTCATCGCAGCGGTGCGATTCCACGGGTACTATTCGTCGCCGGACGGTGTGACGTGGACACGGATGGCGGCGCAGCCGGGGAGCGGGCTTACGACGGCGCTGTGTCCGGCGAATACGGGCCTTGCGGGGTCACCGGCGTGCCCGATTTTTCGCGGAGCGCTGGCGGTGAATCCGCTGACGGGCGACACCTTTGCGTGGACGGTGGACGAGAACAACCAGGACGTGGGGCTTTGGCAGGACTCCTGCAATGCCAGCGGGAAGACGTGCGGCAATGCGGAGATCAAGTTTGCGACGCAGGTGAATATGTCGGCGCTGGAAACCAGTACGCTGCAGGGAGCGCGGACGATCCGGAATGGCGACTATAACCTGGCGCTGGCGGCGGTTCCGGCTGACAAAGACACCGTTCTGCTGACGGGCGCGAACGACTGGTGGAAGTGCAGCCTGGCGGCGGGATGCAAGTGGAGGAACGTGACCAACTCCACCACATGCATGAGCGCGCAGGTGGGCGAGTATCAGCATGCGATCGAGTGGGACGCGGCGAATCCGCTGGAGATGTTCATCGGGAACGACAGCGGACTCTGGCGCTCGGAAGACGGAATGGCTGAGAGCGGCTCGGTGTGCTCAGCGAGCGATGCGGATCATTTTCAGAATTTGAATGGGGCGATTGGATCGCTGGCGGAGGTGGAGAGCGTATCGCAGGTGGGCGACTCGCCCTACACGCTGATGATGGGGCTGGGAGTGAACGGGACTGCCGGCGTGAAGGGCGGCGTGAATGGCACGGCGGGGCCGACGGACCAGTGGCCGCAGATTCTGGGCGGGGAGGGCGGCCCGGTAGCGGTGGATCCGACGGATGCGAACAAGTGGTATGTGAACAACGGGGCGGGTGTCTCGATTCATCTTTGCGACAGCAAGGACCCGTGTACGCCGGAGGCTTTTGGCGACGTGGCGGTGGTGGGAAACGCGGACGTGGGGAACGATGGGCTGACGATGACGACGCCGGCGCCGTTCGTGGTGGATGCGGGGGACGCGGCGCAACTGCTGGTGGCGACTTGCAGGATCTGGCGCGGCCCGGCGAGCGGGGGGTGGACGCAGGCGAACGCGGTGACTCCGATGCTGGGTGGCGGCGCGAGCGGATCGTATTGCGCGGGCAATGCGCTGATTCGCTCGGTTGCTGCGCTGGCGCTGAAGGACGGCGGCGAGATTGTTTACGCCGGGACGTATGGGACCGTGAACGGCGGCGCGAATTTGGGCGGGCATCTGCTGAAGGCCACGATGGGCGCAGACGGCACGTGGTCGGGATGGAGCGACCTTAGCGGGAACCCGGTGTCGAACGACAACTTCCCGTTCAACCATTTTGGGCTGGATATTTCGAGCGTGGTGATCGATGCGCACGATGCGACGGGCAACACGCTGTATGCGACGATTGCAGGAATTCCGAATCGGCCGCAGCCGGTGAAGCTGGTGTACAGGAGTGTGGACGGCGGGGCGCACTGGAAGGACGTGACGTCGAATTTGCTCTTTGCGCCGGTGAACGGACTGATTGTGGATCCGGTGGACGCGAACACGGTGTATGTCGCGACGGATCGCGGTGTGTATGCGACGCGGACGGTGACCACTTGCGGCGATTTGTTTGTTAGCTGCTGGTTCCCGCTGGGAGCTGGGTTGCCGGAGGCGCCGGTGACGGTGCTGAGTGCGTCGCCCACGACGGCCAGCCCCAATGTACTGGTGGCGGGGACGTATGGGCGGGGCGCTTGGCAGATTCCGCTGCTGACGGCCGGGCAGCAGATGACCACGGCGACGGTTTCGCCGACGTCGCTCACGTTCGCCGACCAGGGGCAGGGAACGACGAGCGATGCGCAGACGATTACGTTGACGAATACAAGCGCGATTGCGCTGGTGCCGACGCTGATCAGCACGACGGGAGATTTTGCGGAGACCGATAACTGCGCACAGCAGAGTGTCGATTACGAGGCGTCGTGCACGATCCAGGTGACGTTCTCGCCCACGCGGCTGGGGAGCCGCACGGGCAAGGTCACGGTTCAGGGAAACATCAGCGGCGGCAATATCGCGATCGACCTGACCGGCACGGGCGTGACGCCGCCGCAGGTGAGCCTGCAGCCGACATCGATTGATTTTGGCGACGTGGAGAGTGGAACGACTTCTGAAGCCCGGCAGGTTACGGCGGAGAACGCGGGCGGGGCCTCGGTCTCGATCAAGAGCGTGACGGTGACGGGGCCGTTTGTGCTGGGGAGCAATGGGTGCGGCACGGAGTCGCTGGCGCCGAACACCGATTGCCAGATGACGGTGAAGTTCGCGCCGGCATCGCCGGGGGCGGCCACGGGCGTGCTCACGATGGTGGACGGGGCTGGAACGCAGACGGTGAAGCTTTCAGGAAACGGGACCGCGCCGCCAACGGATACGTTGAGTGCGTCGTCGCTGACGTTTCCGGCGACTGTGATCGGCGTGACGTCGGCCGCGCAGACGGTGACGATTACGAACAGCGGAGGGAATCCGCTGACCAGTATTGCGGTTTCAGTGACTGGGGCGTTCCAGCAGAACAACAACTGTACGACGCAACTGGCGGCGCATGCTTCGTGCGCCATCAACGTGGTGTATCTTCCGACGGCAGCAGGCAAGGAGACCGGCACGCTGAGCGTGGGAGACATACTCAAGACGCAGACTGTGTCGCTTGCGGGAACGGGGCTGCTTCCGCCGGCGATTGCGGTGAGCCCGACTAGCCTGACGTTCAGCAATCAGCTAGTGAACACGACGAGCGCACCGCTGACCCTGACGGTGTCGAACACGGGTGGCGCACCGATGAGCGATGTGGGGTTCCAGATTTCGGGAACGTCGGCGTCGAACTTCGCGACGGGCGCGACGACATGCGGAGCAACGCTGGGCGAAGGCAAGAGCTGCACGGTCCAGCTGACGTTTACGCCGACGGCGACGGGCACGATGAGTGCGACGCTCACGGTGACTTCATCGAGCGCGCAGGTGAATCCCGTGAAGGTTCCGCTCAGTGGCAATGGGCAAGCGGATGGGGGGCTGAAGGCATCGCCGTCGCAGTTGATGTTTGCAGCGACGGCGTTGAGCCAGGCAAGCGCCGCGCAGAGTGTGACGATTACAAACGACGCGCACGATGCGGCCGAGGGGTTGAACCTGGCGACGACGGGGCCGTTCAGTCTTACGCAGAACACATGCGGTACTACGCTGGCCAGCGGCGCGAGCTGCACGACAGGTGTGGTGTTCACGCCGGCGCAGAAGGGCAGCCTGGCGGGCGCGCTGACGATTACATCAACCTCGGTGGTCATTCCTGCAACTGTGGCGCTGAGCGGAATCGGGGGACTGAATGGCGCTGTTCAGATGCAGCCCGCGCAGGTGGCGTTTCCGACGACAGGGGTGGGCACGAGCAGCAGCCCGGTTGCGGTGAGGCTGACCAACATCGGCGCGGGAGCGTTGGACAACTTTGTGCTGACGACATCGGCAGGCTTCACGGTAGCGAGCACGACGTGCAGCCCATCTCTGGCTGCGGGCGCGAATTGCGCGGTGAACGTGGTGTTCTCGCCAGCGGCGCCAGGAGCCGTGACGGGTGAGCTGTCGATCGCCTCAAGCGGGTTGGACGCGCCCGCAACCGTGCAGCTATCGGGGGTGGGATTCGACTTCAGCTCGGCTGCAACGGGTTCGACGAGCCAGACGGTGGCGAGCGGGCAGACTGCGACGTACACGCTGACGCTGACGCCGAACGGAGGCCAGACGAGCACGTTTGCGTTCCAGTGCAGCGGGCTGCCGGATTATGCGGCGTGCGTGTTTAATCCATCGAACCTGTCGGTGATGGCGGGCTCGACTGGTAGCGAGACGGTGCAGATTACAACGTCGCAGAGCTCGGCTGCGTTGGAGCGGCGGGACTGGCGTAGTGCGGCGCTGCCGGTTTCGTTTGGCGTGGGCCTGCTGCTGGTTCCGCTGGGGTGGCGGAGGCGGCGTGGGGCGTGGCTGGCCCTTGTGCTGATGGTGTGCGTGGGGGCGATTGCGGGGTGTGCTGGGTCGGGTGGAGGTGGAGGCGGCACGCCACCGCCGCCGACTACGCATAGCGTTGCGCCGGGAAGCTATGTTGTGTCGGTGGGGATTACGTCGAACGGTGTGCAGCACACGTTGAACCTGACGCTGGTGGTGGATTAG
- the gatC gene encoding Asp-tRNA(Asn)/Glu-tRNA(Gln) amidotransferase subunit GatC, whose amino-acid sequence MSARVTVEEVERVAELAHLELAAEEKPGMVRDLNAILDYVAELNELDTAGVVPLAQVTELEGAGGLGALRTDELRPSLDRSEVMKQAPETDGAFFKVPKVIER is encoded by the coding sequence ATGAGCGCCAGAGTCACGGTGGAAGAGGTGGAGCGGGTTGCGGAATTGGCGCATCTCGAACTCGCGGCGGAGGAGAAGCCGGGCATGGTTCGGGATCTGAACGCGATTCTGGACTACGTGGCTGAACTCAATGAGCTCGACACGGCGGGTGTGGTTCCGCTGGCGCAGGTGACGGAGCTGGAGGGCGCTGGCGGACTGGGTGCGCTGCGAACGGATGAGCTGCGGCCGTCGCTCGATCGCAGCGAGGTGATGAAACAGGCTCCGGAGACCGATGGCGCATTTTTCAAGGTGCCGAAGGTGATTGAGAGATAA
- the gatA gene encoding Asp-tRNA(Asn)/Glu-tRNA(Gln) amidotransferase subunit GatA: protein MKTAETFVEKPKTLAELRAGIESGATKAADMAATYYDRIAAVNPQLNVYLSLSKERAMEQAARVDAMAAKGDPLPALAGVPVGIKDVLTMRGVPATAGSKILEGYEPPYDCTAVARLEQAGAVLLGKINCDEFAMGSSNENSAYGPVRNPVDPERVPGGSSGGSAAAVAANMAVATLGTDTGGSIRQPASFCGVVGVLPTWGRVSRYGLIAFASSLDRIGPFAGNVRDAATLLGVIAGQDEMDATSSPQPVPDYAAESDKGTEGLRIGVPAEYFAEGLDPEVRAQIEKGIDALRAAGCTIKPISLPHTKYAIPTYYLVATAEASANLARFDGVRYGHRSKTAETLSAMYRSSRDEGFGAEVKRRILLGTYALSAGYYDAYYGKAQQVRRLLAEEFLRAFAEVDAIVTPTSPMPAFKLGEKTGDPLSMYLADIYTVTASLAGICGVSVPCGATAAGLPVGMQVLSSHLQEGMAFRVARAVEAAGL from the coding sequence ATGAAGACTGCTGAAACATTTGTGGAGAAGCCGAAGACGCTGGCGGAGTTGCGGGCCGGGATTGAGTCGGGTGCGACAAAGGCCGCCGATATGGCTGCCACTTATTACGACCGTATTGCGGCGGTGAATCCGCAGCTCAACGTGTATCTCAGCCTGTCGAAGGAACGCGCCATGGAGCAGGCGGCGCGCGTGGATGCGATGGCGGCGAAGGGCGATCCGCTGCCGGCGCTGGCGGGCGTGCCGGTGGGCATCAAGGATGTGCTGACGATGCGCGGCGTTCCGGCGACCGCGGGGTCGAAGATTCTTGAGGGATATGAGCCGCCTTACGACTGCACGGCGGTGGCGAGGCTGGAGCAGGCCGGCGCGGTTCTGCTGGGGAAGATTAATTGCGATGAGTTCGCGATGGGCTCGTCGAATGAGAACTCGGCGTATGGGCCGGTGCGGAATCCGGTGGATCCGGAGCGCGTGCCGGGCGGGTCGAGCGGCGGATCGGCGGCGGCGGTGGCGGCGAACATGGCTGTGGCCACGCTGGGGACCGACACGGGCGGTTCGATCCGGCAGCCGGCGAGTTTTTGCGGCGTGGTGGGCGTGCTGCCCACGTGGGGACGGGTGTCGCGCTACGGGCTGATTGCGTTTGCTTCGTCGCTGGACCGCATTGGGCCGTTTGCGGGGAATGTACGTGATGCGGCAACGCTGCTGGGCGTGATTGCAGGGCAGGACGAGATGGATGCGACGAGCTCGCCGCAGCCGGTTCCGGATTATGCGGCGGAGAGCGACAAGGGCACAGAGGGATTGAGGATAGGCGTGCCGGCGGAGTATTTTGCCGAAGGGCTGGACCCGGAGGTTCGGGCGCAGATCGAGAAGGGGATTGATGCGCTGCGCGCGGCCGGATGCACGATCAAGCCGATCTCGCTGCCGCATACCAAGTACGCGATTCCGACTTACTACCTGGTGGCGACGGCGGAGGCGAGCGCGAACCTGGCGCGGTTTGATGGCGTGCGCTATGGGCATCGGTCGAAGACGGCGGAGACGCTGAGCGCGATGTACCGGAGCTCGCGTGATGAGGGATTTGGCGCCGAGGTGAAGCGGCGGATTCTGCTGGGGACCTATGCGCTGTCGGCGGGCTACTACGACGCGTACTACGGCAAGGCGCAACAGGTGCGCAGGTTGCTGGCCGAGGAGTTTCTGAGGGCGTTTGCCGAGGTGGATGCGATTGTGACGCCGACGTCGCCTATGCCGGCGTTCAAGCTGGGCGAGAAGACGGGCGATCCGCTGTCGATGTACCTGGCGGATATCTACACGGTGACGGCAAGTTTGGCGGGGATATGCGGAGTTTCGGTTCCGTGTGGCGCGACTGCGGCGGGACTGCCTGTGGGCATGCAGGTGCTGTCTAGCCATTTGCAGGAAGGAATGGCGTTCCGCGTGGCGCGGGCAGTTGAGGCGGCGGGGTTGTAG
- the yajC gene encoding preprotein translocase subunit YajC codes for MATQLAATSLAMFAAAPAGGGGLITMLPILLILPVMYFLMIRPQQKRQKQWQEMLGSIKSGDRITTAGGIRGTILSIKDDVVIVKVAPDGIKMEIAKSAIASVTTQESGS; via the coding sequence GTGGCAACACAGTTGGCGGCAACAAGTTTGGCGATGTTCGCGGCTGCGCCCGCGGGTGGAGGCGGCCTCATCACGATGCTGCCGATCCTTCTGATTCTCCCCGTGATGTATTTTCTGATGATCCGGCCGCAGCAAAAGAGGCAGAAACAGTGGCAGGAGATGCTGGGGAGCATCAAGTCGGGCGATCGGATCACGACGGCCGGCGGCATTCGCGGCACGATTCTTTCGATTAAGGACGACGTGGTGATCGTGAAGGTGGCTCCGGACGGAATCAAGATGGAGATTGCCAAGAGCGCGATTGCCTCGGTGACCACCCAGGAATCGGGCTCGTAG
- the secD gene encoding protein translocase subunit SecD, with protein MKKNLKGRIGLIAAVLLICLYGIFGIPSGLSGKSIVEALTNRIHLGLDLKGGAHLILQVQVKEAVNAETDNTVTRLQQDLKKANLAFNSARKPDPNKPTVVTVDGTAPTASSSVRSLLDTKYGNEYDISNANGTWTLTMKPNVQQDLERRTVSQAIETIRDRVDTLGVSEPVIQEYNLGANQILVELPGISDLDRVKGIIQSTARLEIHPVAGGPFPSEQAALQSVGGTLPPEDMILPSSGTIGGQSGDQYYVLQRLAVVAGSEFRSADPSVNPDTGQRMVRFTLTNDAGEKFYEYTKANVGNPMAVVMGGTVREVANIKSPIHDQGEIEGSFNEDEVTALSKLLRTGALPASLSEIETRTVGASLGADSIKEGVTAAIVGMICVMAFMLVYYKGSGINADLALILNLLILLGFMGGVGATLTLPGIAGVILTIGMGVDSNVLIFERIREEIRAGKAASAAVDQGFAHAWITIVDTHVTTIVSAAILFLFGTGPVKGFATTLTFGLLANLFTAVFVSRTIFDAHLNKMKAGEMVSI; from the coding sequence ATGAAGAAGAATTTAAAAGGCAGAATTGGGCTGATCGCGGCGGTACTTCTGATCTGCCTCTACGGAATTTTCGGCATCCCCTCGGGCTTGAGCGGCAAGAGCATTGTTGAGGCGCTCACGAATCGCATTCATCTGGGCCTGGACCTCAAGGGCGGCGCGCACCTGATTTTGCAGGTGCAGGTGAAGGAAGCTGTGAATGCGGAGACCGATAATACGGTGACGCGGCTGCAGCAGGACCTGAAGAAAGCGAACCTCGCGTTCAATTCCGCCCGCAAGCCCGATCCAAACAAGCCGACCGTTGTCACGGTCGACGGCACGGCGCCGACGGCTTCGAGCAGCGTGCGTTCACTGCTTGATACGAAGTACGGCAACGAGTACGACATAAGCAACGCCAACGGCACGTGGACGCTCACGATGAAGCCGAACGTGCAGCAGGATCTCGAGCGGCGCACGGTTTCGCAAGCCATCGAGACGATCCGCGACCGCGTGGACACGCTGGGCGTGAGCGAGCCGGTGATTCAGGAGTACAACCTGGGCGCGAACCAGATCCTGGTCGAGCTGCCGGGTATCTCCGATCTGGACCGCGTGAAGGGGATCATCCAGTCGACGGCTCGGCTTGAGATTCACCCGGTGGCGGGCGGCCCGTTCCCGAGCGAGCAGGCGGCACTGCAGAGCGTAGGTGGAACGCTGCCTCCGGAAGACATGATTTTGCCGTCGTCGGGCACGATCGGCGGACAGAGCGGCGATCAGTATTACGTTTTGCAGCGACTGGCGGTTGTTGCCGGCAGCGAGTTCCGTTCGGCTGATCCGTCAGTGAACCCTGACACGGGCCAGCGCATGGTGCGGTTCACGCTGACCAACGATGCGGGCGAGAAGTTTTACGAGTACACCAAGGCCAACGTAGGCAATCCCATGGCGGTGGTGATGGGCGGCACGGTTCGCGAAGTGGCGAACATCAAGAGCCCGATCCACGACCAGGGCGAGATTGAAGGAAGCTTCAACGAAGACGAAGTGACAGCCCTATCGAAGCTGCTGCGCACGGGCGCACTTCCGGCATCACTGAGCGAGATCGAGACGCGAACGGTGGGTGCATCGCTCGGAGCCGATTCGATCAAAGAAGGCGTTACTGCGGCGATTGTCGGCATGATCTGCGTGATGGCGTTCATGCTGGTGTACTACAAGGGCTCGGGGATCAATGCGGACTTGGCGCTGATCCTGAACCTGCTCATCCTGCTCGGCTTCATGGGCGGAGTGGGAGCGACGCTGACGCTGCCGGGCATTGCGGGCGTGATCCTGACGATTGGTATGGGCGTTGACTCGAACGTGCTGATCTTCGAGCGCATCCGTGAAGAGATTCGGGCGGGCAAGGCGGCTTCAGCGGCTGTGGACCAGGGCTTCGCGCATGCCTGGATCACGATTGTGGATACGCACGTGACGACGATTGTTTCGGCGGCCATCCTGTTCCTGTTCGGAACCGGGCCGGTGAAGGGCTTTGCGACGACGCTGACGTTCGGTCTGCTGGCCAACCTGTTCACGGCTGTGTTCGTGTCACGCACGATTTTCGATGCGCACCTGAACAAGATGAAGGCCGGGGAGATGGTGTCGATCTAA